One window of Pseudacidobacterium ailaaui genomic DNA carries:
- a CDS encoding EamA family transporter, which translates to MSGPLLALGAASVWGISDFCGGLATRRASSALIVMISHGLGLLALTFFLWVLHPPAPSHGTIFYGFLAGIACGSGLLLLYEGLSHGSMGLVAALSGVLTAMVPVLASFLTEGRPTGLQLAGFLAAMVAIWLIVYTPGSSVHLNGLLAGAASGICFGFLLYFLHLAGKSDLLWAIAFSRLGSVSCAIIVGLFLVSRGTRPLLAPAIDWSALLLLAAVAGLLDTAGNLLYTASSLRGRLDVAAVLASLYPAGTILLAIFFLKERATRNQTAGMVLALLAVVMISA; encoded by the coding sequence ATGAGCGGCCCGCTTTTGGCCCTGGGCGCGGCTTCGGTCTGGGGAATTTCGGACTTCTGCGGAGGACTGGCTACACGCCGCGCCTCCTCCGCTCTGATTGTCATGATCTCTCATGGCCTTGGGCTTCTTGCTCTTACGTTCTTCTTATGGGTGCTCCACCCACCGGCTCCCTCCCATGGGACCATCTTTTACGGTTTCCTTGCAGGAATCGCCTGCGGCTCTGGTCTGCTCCTGCTCTATGAGGGGCTATCGCACGGATCCATGGGCCTGGTCGCTGCACTCTCCGGCGTTCTGACGGCCATGGTCCCCGTCCTGGCCTCCTTTTTGACGGAGGGAAGGCCGACAGGACTACAACTCGCAGGATTCCTTGCCGCCATGGTGGCCATCTGGCTGATCGTCTACACACCGGGATCATCCGTCCACCTGAACGGCCTTCTGGCGGGAGCAGCTTCCGGAATTTGTTTTGGATTTCTCCTTTATTTTCTTCACCTTGCAGGGAAATCTGACCTTCTCTGGGCCATCGCCTTCTCTCGTCTTGGGTCCGTTTCCTGCGCCATCATTGTTGGCCTTTTTCTCGTTTCGCGCGGGACCCGCCCTCTTCTCGCCCCGGCGATAGATTGGAGCGCTCTTCTTCTGCTGGCCGCCGTAGCAGGACTCCTCGATACTGCGGGAAACCTGCTCTACACCGCTTCTTCTCTCCGTGGACGGCTGGACGTAGCTGCCGTATTGGCGTCCCTCTACCCAGCCGGGACCATCCTTCTCGCAATTTTTTTCCTCAAGGAACGTGCGACCCGCAACCAGACTGCTGGTATGGTGCTGGCGCTGCTTGCCGTGGTAATGATTTCCGCTTAG